Within the Deltaproteobacteria bacterium genome, the region GCTACTGCGAGGCGCGGACCTCTGCACACGAGATCCCCTCATCCGGCGCGCAGTTCTTCCCGATGACGCAGCCGCCGATCCCGTCGATGTTCACGCAGGAGAGCTGCCCGCGGCACTGATCCCCGCCGAGCTGGCAGGGCGCGCGGGTCATCCCGCAGGAGCGGGTGGTGGTGTCGCAGGTGTCCTGGGGGCAGTCGGTGTCCTGCACGCAGGAGCAGAAGCCCGTGCCCGAGGCGCCGCCCTCGTGGCCGATGCAGCGGCCGGCGCACTGGCCGATGGTCTCGCCCGCGGCGATGGCGCAGCGGCCGCCGGGGCACTCGTCGTCGGTGGTGCAGCTGGCGCCGGTGGGGGCGCAGTCCTCGTCCCGGCCGCAGAGGCTCTGGGTGAGGATCACCACGAAGTGGCAGTCGAAGCCGTTGGGGCAGGGCTGATCGTTGCTGCAGTCGACCCCGCAGAAGGAGGCCCGCCCGCCCGGGACCGAGGTGTCGACCAGGCAGTAGTTGCCCGGGTCGTCGCAGAGGGAGAGGCCCGAGCCCGCCGAGAGCTGGCACTGCTCGCAGTAGGGGCCGCGGGTGTCGTCGACGCAGACCGTGTCCTCCTCGACGGCGTCGTACTCGCAGAGCTGCACGTAGTCGCAGAAGCTCTGGTCGTCGCAGAGGCCGGCCTTGCACCGGCCCACGTCGCACTCGGGGTCGTCCACCGGGCAGCGGCAGACCTGGGCGAGCGGGCAGTCGCCGTTGACCCGGCAGCCCGGCTCGCAGCGGAAGGTCACCAGGTTGCAGAGGGTGCCGATGGGGCAGTGGATGTCCGAGGTGCAGTGGCTCTCCTCGATGCACTGGTTCTGGGCCGTGTCGCAGAAGTTCTCGCTCGGGCACTCGGCGTTGGTCTCGCAGCCCACCCGCGGCTGGCAGGTGCCCGCCTGGTTGCAGAAGGCGTCCGAGCCGCAGGCGGCGTCGGTGGTGCAGAGGCAGACCTTCGGCTTGAACTTGTCGGAGCAGACGAAGCCGTCGCCGTTCTCGGCCACGCACTGGGCGTCGTCGACGCAGCCGCCGACCAGGTCGGGGTCGTTGGGGCAGCCGGCCGAGAGGAGGAGCAGGCCGAGGCAGGCGGTGAGGATCGAGCGCATCATGGAACGACGAAGATCTGGCTATCGAGGGTGAAGGAGTTCCAGGAGAGCGCCGAGAGCTGCGAGTAGGAGAAGTGGTCGTAGTCGAAGCGCGGCGAGAGCGCGGTGGTCGCGGTGATCTGCAGCATCGGCGACTGGCGCAGGACGGTGAGCACCTGCTCGGGCACCTCCACCGAGGTCTCCGAGCCCGGCAGGATGATCGACCAGAGGGGCTTGGGCACGAAGCCGGGCTCCTCGACGTCGATCTGCACCAGGTCGGGCTCGGGGCTGCCGTCGTAGGCCCACTGCACCCGGCCCCCCACCAGGCTGCCGCCGGGGACCGGCGAGATGAAGTGGGTCATCGGCTGCATCGGCCCGAGGTCCACGCCGAGGGCGAGGTCGCCGATCTGCCGGCGGAAGTAGAGGGAGAGGGGGTAGCCGCCGCCGCTGGTCGCCATGTCGAGGAAGACGAAGCCGTCGCCGGGCAGGCGAGGGTGGCGGGGGAAGTCGAAGCGGTCACTCTGGTTGACCACCTCGCCGACGTAGACCGTGCCCTCGCCGCCGAGCTCCAGGTAGGAGTAGGTGACGTGGATGGCGCCGGCGGCCGGCTGGGGCGCGTTGACCAGGCGGATCGGGACGTCGAGGTCCATGTGCATGGAGAGGATGACGTCCGCCTCCAGGGGAGGCTGGCAGCCGCCGGCCGCGTTGCAGAACTCGCCGGTGCCGCAGGCCGCGTCGACCTGGCAGAGGCAGTAGCCGAAGTCGTTCGGGTTCTCCGGGTCGAACTCCGACTTGCCGCAGGCGAAGCCGCCCGGGCAGGCCTGGTTCGGGGTGCAGACCGGCGGCACGATCGCGGGCACCTCCAGCCCCCGGGTGATGCCCATCAGGTGGGGCTCGAAGCTGTCGAGGGTCTCCCCGGTGGTGGGATCGATCTCGGTGGAGGCCACCCCGTAGAAGGCGTAGACCGCGACGTTCCCGGCCCGCGAGGCCATGGTGAAGGTGCCGCAGTCCTGGCTGACCACCTGGAAGCTGGGCGGGAAGCCGAAGGGGGGCAGGTAGAAGGAGCTGCGCGAGGTGATGTAGACCCGCGCCTCCTCGCGCTCGCCGGGCATCAGCGCCCGGTTCGGCGGGAGCTTGAAGCCGCAGACCCGGCCGAGGGAGCCGTCCTCGCCCGAGCCGCCCACGAAGGCCGGCGGCGCGAAGACCGGCGGCGGCCCCGGCTCACCCTCGTTCGGGGTGATGAAGATCGTCAGGTCGCGGGTGTCGACCCGGCTGACCGTCGTCGAGGCGAAGCCGGCCGCGCTGGCGGTGACGTCGGTGGCCTTCACCAGCGAGGGATCCGAGAAGGTGATCTGGCCGCGGGTGTCGGTGAGCCCCTGGAAGGGGGTGGTGGGATCCGCCCCGAGGATCACGAAGGCGTCCTGCACGGGCAGGCCGGCCATCGAGTCGAGGACGGTGATGTTCAGGGTGCCGGCCATCGGGCCGCCCGAGGCGCCGCCCCGCAGGTTCGTGGGGTCGTAGTACTGGAAGGCGTCGGGGAGGAGGGCCGGGCCGGCGCCCTCGCTCACGCTCACGTCGACCAGCCCCGGCGCGCCCGGGGGGCTGCGCACGGTGAGGATGGCGTCGCCGAGGAGCGCCTCGACCGTGGCGGTGCGCAGGCCGAAGGTGACCTGCGAGCCGGTGGTGAAGCCGCTGCCGTAGAGGGAGACCAGGGTCCCGCCGGCCTGGGCCCCGCGCTCGGGCTCGACCCGGGAGAGGTCCAGCGCTCCCTGGTAGGTGAAGCCGCCGGCCAGCACGCCCTCGAGGCGATCGAGGCCGCTGCCCAGGCCCACCACGACGTCCGACGCGCCCGGGCTGCCCGCCGCGGTGGTCGCGGTGAGGGTGTTCGCGTCGACCACCACCAGATCGGTGACCGGCAGGGCGCCGATGCGCAGGTCGACGCCGGCCGCGAAGCCGCTGCCGGTGATCGTCACCGGGGTGCCGCCGGTGTCCGGGCCGGTGACCGGATCGATGGCCGAGACCACGACGGCCTCGTAGTAGGTGAGCGCGCCGGGGAGGAGGGCGCCGCCGCGGTCGTTGCGCACCTGCACGTCCACCGGGCCGACGGCCGCGCCGGCGGGCACGGTCGCGCGCAGGCGGTTGCCGTCGACGAGGGTGACGCCGGTGGCGGGCAGGCCACCGAAGGTCACCTGGGGCGCGGGCCGATCGAGGCCGGTGCCGATCAGCTCGACCTCGGTCCCCCCGGCCAGGGGCGCCCGCCGCGGCTGCACCGCCAGCAGGGAGAGGCTCCGGTCGGAGGGGTCGACGTAGGTGAAGGCCCCGGGGATCGTGAGGTCGCCGCGGGGGTGCTGGAGGGTGAGGTCCACCACGCTGCCGGCGGCGCCCGCCGGGGTGGTGACGAGGAGGGTGGTGTCGCCGATGGCGGTCAGGCCGGTGGCCGGCGCGCCGCCGAGGAGGACGCCGGTGGTGCCGGTGAGGCCCGCGCCCTCGAGCTGGACGACGGTCCCGCCCGTGCTGCGGCCCACCGGGGGCGCCAGGCGGTCGACCCTCGGCGCGACGAAGTAGTGGAGCGAGCGCCGGAGGGTGGCCCGGCCGTTCTCGTTGAAGACCACCACGTCCACCGGGCCGGGGCCGGCGGCCGGCGGCGCGATGAAGGTCAGCAGGCGGGGATCCTGCACCTGCACGTCGATGGCCGAGCGATCGCCGACCAGGACCCGGCTGCCGGGGACCAGGCCGTCACCGGAGAGGGCGAGGAGCGCGCCGCCGCTGACCGGCGACTCTCCGGGGGCCAGGGAGTCGGCCCGCACGGGGGTGTAGTAGGTGTAGCAACCCTCACAGCGGGCCTCGCCGTTGGGGTTCTGCACCACGATGTCCCGGGCGCCGACCAGCCCCGGAGGGGCGAAGACCTCGAGGGTGTCGTCGTCCACCACCGTGAACTCGATGGCGGTGTTCGAGCCGAAGAGCACGGCGGTCTGGGACTCGACCCCCTCCCCGAGGCGGGCGAAGGGGAAGACGAAGCCGCGGCCGGAGAGGGTGACGCGGTTGCCGCCGGCCGAGGGGCCGCGGGCGGGCATCACCCGGTCGATCTGGAAGGGCGGCGGACCGGCGTCGGTGCCGCCGTCGTCGCCGCCGTCCGGCATCCCGCCGTCGTCGCCGCCGTCGGGCAGCCCACCGTCGTCGCCGCCGTCCGGCGTCCCGCCGTCCACCGTGGCGTCCGGGTTGCCGCCGTCGGTCTTGCCGCCGCCGCAGTCACCGCAGCCGCCGAGGGCGAGGCCGAGGAGGAGGGCGAGGGAGAGGGTCGGGAGGGTGTGAAGCTTCATTGGATCACCCATTCGAGATCGTAGGCCGCCTCGCTGCGCGCGGAGCCCGTCACCTGGATGAAGGCCCGCCCGGCGCTGGTGGTGGTGAGGTTCACCACCTCCTCGGGGTCGGCGGTGGCCGAGCGGCCCAGGAGGGTCACGCCGTCGGAGTCGAAGACCGAGAGGTCGAGGTCGCCCTCCAGCGGGTCGTGCTGGAGGCGGACGGTGCCGCTGCGGCCGCGCTCGAGGAGGACCTCGTACCAGTCGTCGTTGCTGGCGCAGCGCTGCAGGTTGAAGAGGGAGCCGGGCTGGAGCAGGGTCGCCGCCGTGAAGCCGTCGTTGGGCTCGTTGCCGTCGTCCTCGCAGGGGATGCCCCGGGAGACGAGGAGCTGGATGCTGTAGGTGCCCCGCAGGTCGGTGGCCGTCACCAGGAGGGGGTGGTCCCCGGTGACCGCGGCGATGAAGTCCAGCTGGAGGTTGCCGGTGGCGATGACGCTGGTGCCGGTGGGATCGAAGGCGCGGGCCGAGTAGTTCGAGCCCGAGAGGGCCGGGGGGTTCACCGTCAGGCTGACCCGGTCCCCGGCGCCGAGGGAGACGAGGTAATGGTCGTCCTCCTGGTTGCAGAGGGTCAGGTTGGAGATCAGCCCGGGCGAGACCGGGGCGGCCTCGCTGATGAGGTCGTTGGGCTCGAGGGCGTCCGGCAGGCACTCGGCGTCGACGCAGAGCCCCGAGCGGATCTCACAGACCTCGGTGGGCAGGCAGTCGTCGTTCGAGACGCAGGGCGGCGGCTCGTCGGTGCACTGGCCGGTGGCCCGGTTGCAGACCAGGGGGCGGACGCAGTCGCGGTCGGTGAAGCAGGTGGCCTGGGCGGCGCAGCGGCCGGCCAGCAGATCGCAGGTCAGCCCCGTGCCGCAGTCGGCGTCCGCGGAGCACTCGACGCAGCGGCCGCTCACGCAGTTCCAGGCGTCCGGGCAGATCTCGAGCTCGGTCTCGGCGGTGCAGGCCTGCCGGCAGGTGTTGGTGCCCAGGTCGCAGTAGGTGCCCGCCGCGCAGGCGCCGTCGCTGAAGCAGCCGGTGTCCAGCTCGCAGACCAGGGTCTGCTCGTTGCAGCGCTCGTCGGCCTCGCAGTCGGTGTCGTTGCCGCAGGCCCGCACGGTCCCGCACTCGGGGTCGCCCGCCGGCAGGCGGCAGAGCCCCTGGACGCAGAACTCGCCGAGGGCGCAGTCGCCGTGGGCCTCGCAGTCGCCGCCGAAGCAGGGGATGAACTCGCAGCGGTGGATCACCGGGTTGCACAGCTCGGTGCCCAGGCACTGGCGGTCCCGCAGGCAGTCCTCGCAGAAGCCCTCCACGCAGACCCGCCCGTCCTCGCAGCCGGTGCGGTCGGTGCAGGGGATGCCGGCGTCGACACCGGCGTCGGGGCCGGCGTCGAGGCCTCCGTCGGCGTTCCCATTCCCCCTGGGACACCCGGCGGAGAAGCCGAGCACGAGGACGAGCACGTGCACGGGTACGAGGAGGTGGAGGGCGCGGGACATCAGTAGGCCACCAGCTGATCGACGGCGGTGACCTCACCGCCGGGCCACGCGACCTCGCCCACCTGCCAGAGGACCTGGTCGGTCACCATCGTGCGGGTGAACTCGGCGGCGATGATCCCGTACTCGTAGACCCGCAGGGTCACGTCGCTCGAGGGGTTGGCGGCGCCGTTGTCCTTCACGAAGTCGACGACGATCGCGTAGGTGCCAGGCCCCGGATCGGGGAAGGTCACGATCTCCGGACCGAAGCCGGCGAGGTCGTCCCGGGAGAGGTAGGGGTCGTCCGCGGGGTCGCCCGCCACCCCGAAGTCGGGGTTCGGGTTGCCCCAGTAGCAGTCGCCGGGGCTGCCCACCGAGGCGCCGGTCTCGAGGAAGTGCAGGTCGAAGTCGGTCTGGGGGTGGTTCCAGACCAGCTCGACGTAGAGCTTCTCGGCGGGCACCGAGCGGATCTTGGTGCGGCAGCAGTCGAGGGAGGGCACGCCCAGGGCGTCGGTGACGCACAAGCCCACCTCCCAGAGGCCGGGCACGTCCAGCTCGAGGGAGGTGGTGGGGCCGGTGGTGTCCGAGAGGTCGGTGTTGCTGTTCACCGGCCGCTGCTCCACCTGCCACTGGTAGGTGACCGGCTCGTGGCCGTCCGGGTCGCTGGAGGCCGAGCCGTCGAGGGTGATCACGTCGCCGGGCGCGCCCAGCAGCTCCTCGCCGGAGCATGAGGGGGTCGGGGCGTGGTTGACCTCCCCCTCCAGCGAGACCTCGACGGTGCGGTTGAGGGGGTCGGTGGAGGTGATGCGGATGGTCCCGGTGGTGCCGGGCCGCTCGGGAGAGGGCGAGAAGCCCACCGAGAGGGGGATGCTCGCGCCCGCGGCGAGGGTGCCCGAGCCCCAGGAGCCCACCGGGATGAAGGCGATGGAGGAGCCCTCGACCAGCTCGACCGACTCGACGATCAGGGGGGCGCTGCCCACCGAGCGGATCTCGAAGCCCTCGACGGCGGTGAGGCCCTCGCCCACCAGGCCGAAGTGGATGGCGGCGGGCTCGACCTCGATGGCCGCGATGGTGTCGCCGACGCCGAAGAGGGTGATCACCGCCGTGCCCTCGGTCTCGTCGTTGGTCGCGACGGTGAGGGTGGCGGTGTAGGAGCGCTCCTCCTCGGGCCGGAAGCGGACGACGATCTCGTCCTCGTTGCCGAAGGGGATGGCCTCGGCGGGCTGCGCCTCGACCCAGTAGAAGGCGGCGTCGTCACCGCCGATCTCCAGGGAGGTGATCTCGAGGCCGGCCTGGCCCCGGTTCTTCACCACCAGCACCTGCTCGCCGACGTTGAGCACCGGCAGGCGCCCGAAGTCGAGGCGGTCGACCTCGATGAGCAGATCCGGGCGGACCCGGCCCAGGTCGTCGGGGCCGCAGGCCAGGGCGCCGGCGGCGAGGGGGGCGAGACAGAGCAGGCTCGCGAGGAGCAGGTTTCGCATCGACGAGGTCATCAGCGGGTCAGGGGATCCTTGGGCTGGAGGTAGATCACCTCGACGGTGGCCTTCAGCGGCGGCACCGAGGAGCCCATGAAGAAGATGGAGTTGGTCTCGCTCTCGTAGACCCAGCCGTCGTTGGGGCCCTCGGGCGGCGTGCAGAAGAAGTCCTGGTCCTCGGCGCGGGAGGCGCCGCAGCTGTCCTGCACCTCGCCGCACTCGCCCAGGTCGGCGGGGATCTCGTCGCAGTCGAAGTGGAGGTAGACCTCGATCGTGTCGGGGTCGGGCTCGTAGGAGAGGAAGAACTTCCGCTTGAGGCCGACCGCCTTCGCGCCGAGGGCGTCGAGGGTGTCGGCGAAGGAGGCGTCGCAGATCGAGCCGAAGATCCCGCCGGTCTCCTCGGTGAGGAGGGCGTAGCGGTCGCCGGGGGAGGCGACGCCGGCCGTCGAGGAGCAGCCCCCGCCCTCGCCGCTCACGGGGTCGTTGGGCGGGCCGATGATCGCCGAGAGGCTCACGGTGTCCTCGTTGCCGATGCCCTTGAGCTGCTCGAAGACCCGCCAGTAGTAGCGCAGCTCTCCGAAGGAGTGGTCGTCCTCGTCGGAGACGAAGATCACGAAGAGGTGGGCGTCCTCCCGGACGAAGCCGGGGTTCTGGCCCCCCAGGGCCAGCTCGGCGGCCTGCAGGCCCTGCTCCTGGGCCCGGCCGGTGATCCCCACCCGGATGTTCTGCTGGAAGGCGGTGAAGACGTCGGGGGTGGTGGGGGAGAGGAGGGTCGGGCTGCCCACCAGCCTCCCCGCGTTGCTCACCGCGTCGGTGGTGGTGACGCCGATCTGGTAGTCGACGTCACCCTCGTCGAGGAAGCGGTGGAAGGAGGAGAGGTTGTCCGCCAGGTTCTGCTGCTCCTCGGTCATCGAGGCCGAGTCGTCGATCACCCAGAGGATGTCGATGCGGGAGACCTCGGCCTGGGCGAAGGTGTCGATGATCGCCCCCGGCGGCAGGGCCCGCGAGAGGGAGGGATCGTCGCAGCGGCAGCCCCCCACCGCCAGGAAGGCGAGGAGGAGGGCGGTCAGCAGACGCCTCCCGGAGGAAGCATGACAGAGGTGGCTCAAGACGGACCCCCGACCAAGAGAAGAACGAGCCTGTGGCCCCAGCGGATTCATGGTCGTCTAACGTGCCTCCCTCGACCCGGTCAATCGCGGGTGATCCTCAAGCAGTAGCAACGAGCGTGCCGCCTCGCCGCGACCGAAAGAGGCAGTGTAACCCACTGAAATCAGGTTTGCGAGGTGCGGCCTCTCCGGCGCGGCCGTCCACGGGCGATCACCCCCCTGACGCCCCGATCAGGGATTTTCGTGGCGGTCGCCCGCCGGCCCCCTCCGCGGCCGGGGAGCCCCGCTTGACAAGGCCGCTCCGCGGTAGCACTCACCCCATCAGATGGCACCCCCCTCCCCCAAGCAGGCCCGGGCCGCCGGGCTCACCCGACCCGACCTCTCCGATCGGGGCCTGGAGGTCCTGCGGGCGGTGGTGCGGGACTACATCGACTCGGCCGAGCCGGTGGGCTCGAAGCACCTGGTGGAGGGGGTGGGCCTCTCGGCCTCCCCGGCCACCATCCGGGCGGTGATGGCCGATCTGGAGCAACTGGGCTACCTCGCCAAGCCCCACGCCTCGGCCGGGCGGGTGCCCACCCCCAAGGCCTTCCGCTTCTACGTGGACACCTTCCTGGAGGCCGAGCCCCTGCCCGACGCCGCCAAGGTCGCGGTGCGGCGGGCCTACCAGCCCCCCCGGGGCAGCGTGGACGAGCTGATGGCCCAGACCGGCCGGATCCTCTCCCGCCTGACCCACCACGCCGCGGTGGTGGCCGCCCCCCTCCTCTCCCGGGCGGTCTACCGGCAGATCCGCTTCGTGAAGCTGCGGGAGGACCGGGTGCTGGCCATCCTCGTCTCGGAGAGCGGGATGGTCCAGAACCGGGTGCTCGTCCTCGAGGAGGAGATGAGCCAGGAGGAGCTCGACCGGGCGACCACCCTCCTCGACGAGCACTTCGGGGCCCTGACCCTCACCGAGGTCCGCGTCCGCCTGCGGGAGGCCCTCGCCCGGGACGAGGCCGCCCGGGACGCCCTGGAGCGCCGGGCGATGGAGCTGGCCGAGGCGGCGGTGGACGGCACCGAGGAGCGGGCCGACGAGGACCTCATCGTCTCGGGGCAGGAGGCCCTGCTGGCCGCCCCGGAGTTCGCCACCCGCGAGAAGCTCCAGGAGGTGCTCGAGCTCATCGCCCGGCGGGAGCAGCTCCTGCGGGTCCTCGAGCAGGCCGAGGGCTCCCAGGGCATCCAGATCTACATCGGGACCGAGTCCGAGTTCGGCGGCGAGGACCTCTCCCTGGTGGTCACCACCTACCAGCGCGGGGGCCAGGTGCTCGGCGCCCTGGGTGTGATCGGCCCCACACGCATGGACTACGGTCGCGTGGTAGCTTCGGTGCGGTATACGGCGGCGCACCTCTCGCGCGCCTTCGATGCCTGACGCGACCCACCGACCGATTGCTTTTCACCTGAAAGATCGGATAGTTCGACCCCGATGACCAACGAGCCCAGCGATCTGACGCCGCCCGGCGAGGGCGACGAGCAGGAGAAGGCCACCGAGGAGGAGGCTGCGCCCGAAGAGGGCGCGCCCGAGCCCCCCCCGGGGACCTTCGACATGGACCCCGCCCTGGCCGCCGCCATGGCCGACGCCGACGCCGCCTACGCGAAGCGCAAGGCGGAGGCCTCTGGTGAGGTCTTCGTCGACGAGTCGGACGACGACGAGGGCGAGGAGATCCCGATCGAGGCCCCCTCCCGGGCGCCGCCGCTGCCCTCCGGGGCCGGCGAGGGCACCATCCGGGCCCTCGCCCAGCTCAAGGAGACGATGGAGCGGCTCGAGCAGGTCGAGGCCGAGAAGAAGCAGCTGGAAGAGCGGCTGCTGCGGGCCCGCGCCGATCTCGAGAACTACAAGAAGCGGGCGCAGCGAGAGGTCGAGCAGGAGCGCAAGTTCGCCAACGAGAAGCTCCTCAAGGAGCTCTTCCCGGTCATGGACAACATGGAGCGGGCCATCGACGCCACCGAGAACACCACCCTGGAGGCCTACGCCCAGGGGCTCGAGATGGTGGAGAAGAGCTTCATGGACGCGCTGGCCCGCTTCGGCGTCGAGAAGTTCAGCTGTCTGCACGAGCCCTTCGATCCCGAGCGGATGGAGGCCATGCAGCAGATGGAGTCCGCCGACCACCCTCCGGGGACGGTCGTGATGGAGTACATGAAGGGCTACCTCCTCAAGGGACGGCTGGTCCGCCCCTCCATGGTGGTGGTCTCCAAGGCCCCGGCCGGCGCTCCGCTTGCGGCGGAAGGCCAGCCGGATCAGGATCAGGGGGGGGCGCCTTCGACGGATGAGGCGTCCGCTGCAGCAGCCGGGGGTGGCGTCGATGCGGGGACCAGCGACGCTGCGGGCGAGAACGAAGGTGATGGATGAGCAAGGTCATCGGGATTGACCTGGGGACGACCAACTCTTGCGTGGCGGTGATCGAGGGCGGGGAGCCCGTCGTGATCCCCAACTCGGAAGGCAGCCGCACCACGCCCTCCATGGTCGCCTTCACGGAGTCGGACGAGCGCCTGGTGGGGCAGATCGCCAAGCGGCAGGCGGTGACCAACGCCGACAACACGCTCTATGCGGTCAAGCGCCTCATCGGCCGGAAGTTCGACGAGCCCGAGGTGCAGCGCACCATCGAGCTGGCGCCCTTCGCGATCGTCAGGTCCGACAACGGCGACGCCTGGGTCGAGGTGCGGGGCGAGAAGATGAGCCCCCAGCAGATCAGCGCGATGATCCTGGGGAAGATGAAGGAGACCGCCCAGGACTACCTGGGAGA harbors:
- a CDS encoding IPT/TIG domain-containing protein, with translation MKLHTLPTLSLALLLGLALGGCGDCGGGKTDGGNPDATVDGGTPDGGDDGGLPDGGDDGGMPDGGDDGGTDAGPPPFQIDRVMPARGPSAGGNRVTLSGRGFVFPFARLGEGVESQTAVLFGSNTAIEFTVVDDDTLEVFAPPGLVGARDIVVQNPNGEARCEGCYTYYTPVRADSLAPGESPVSGGALLALSGDGLVPGSRVLVGDRSAIDVQVQDPRLLTFIAPPAAGPGPVDVVVFNENGRATLRRSLHYFVAPRVDRLAPPVGRSTGGTVVQLEGAGLTGTTGVLLGGAPATGLTAIGDTTLLVTTPAGAAGSVVDLTLQHPRGDLTIPGAFTYVDPSDRSLSLLAVQPRRAPLAGGTEVELIGTGLDRPAPQVTFGGLPATGVTLVDGNRLRATVPAGAAVGPVDVQVRNDRGGALLPGALTYYEAVVVSAIDPVTGPDTGGTPVTITGSGFAAGVDLRIGALPVTDLVVVDANTLTATTAAGSPGASDVVVGLGSGLDRLEGVLAGGFTYQGALDLSRVEPERGAQAGGTLVSLYGSGFTTGSQVTFGLRTATVEALLGDAILTVRSPPGAPGLVDVSVSEGAGPALLPDAFQYYDPTNLRGGASGGPMAGTLNITVLDSMAGLPVQDAFVILGADPTTPFQGLTDTRGQITFSDPSLVKATDVTASAAGFASTTVSRVDTRDLTIFITPNEGEPGPPPVFAPPAFVGGSGEDGSLGRVCGFKLPPNRALMPGEREEARVYITSRSSFYLPPFGFPPSFQVVSQDCGTFTMASRAGNVAVYAFYGVASTEIDPTTGETLDSFEPHLMGITRGLEVPAIVPPVCTPNQACPGGFACGKSEFDPENPNDFGYCLCQVDAACGTGEFCNAAGGCQPPLEADVILSMHMDLDVPIRLVNAPQPAAGAIHVTYSYLELGGEGTVYVGEVVNQSDRFDFPRHPRLPGDGFVFLDMATSGGGYPLSLYFRRQIGDLALGVDLGPMQPMTHFISPVPGGSLVGGRVQWAYDGSPEPDLVQIDVEEPGFVPKPLWSIILPGSETSVEVPEQVLTVLRQSPMLQITATTALSPRFDYDHFSYSQLSALSWNSFTLDSQIFVVP
- a CDS encoding choice-of-anchor D domain-containing protein, coding for MRNLLLASLLCLAPLAAGALACGPDDLGRVRPDLLIEVDRLDFGRLPVLNVGEQVLVVKNRGQAGLEITSLEIGGDDAAFYWVEAQPAEAIPFGNEDEIVVRFRPEEERSYTATLTVATNDETEGTAVITLFGVGDTIAAIEVEPAAIHFGLVGEGLTAVEGFEIRSVGSAPLIVESVELVEGSSIAFIPVGSWGSGTLAAGASIPLSVGFSPSPERPGTTGTIRITSTDPLNRTVEVSLEGEVNHAPTPSCSGEELLGAPGDVITLDGSASSDPDGHEPVTYQWQVEQRPVNSNTDLSDTTGPTTSLELDVPGLWEVGLCVTDALGVPSLDCCRTKIRSVPAEKLYVELVWNHPQTDFDLHFLETGASVGSPGDCYWGNPNPDFGVAGDPADDPYLSRDDLAGFGPEIVTFPDPGPGTYAIVVDFVKDNGAANPSSDVTLRVYEYGIIAAEFTRTMVTDQVLWQVGEVAWPGGEVTAVDQLVAY
- the hrcA gene encoding heat-inducible transcriptional repressor HrcA, translating into MAPPSPKQARAAGLTRPDLSDRGLEVLRAVVRDYIDSAEPVGSKHLVEGVGLSASPATIRAVMADLEQLGYLAKPHASAGRVPTPKAFRFYVDTFLEAEPLPDAAKVAVRRAYQPPRGSVDELMAQTGRILSRLTHHAAVVAAPLLSRAVYRQIRFVKLREDRVLAILVSESGMVQNRVLVLEEEMSQEELDRATTLLDEHFGALTLTEVRVRLREALARDEAARDALERRAMELAEAAVDGTEERADEDLIVSGQEALLAAPEFATREKLQEVLELIARREQLLRVLEQAEGSQGIQIYIGTESEFGGEDLSLVVTTYQRGGQVLGALGVIGPTRMDYGRVVASVRYTAAHLSRAFDA
- a CDS encoding PPC domain-containing protein, coding for MSRALHLLVPVHVLVLVLGFSAGCPRGNGNADGGLDAGPDAGVDAGIPCTDRTGCEDGRVCVEGFCEDCLRDRQCLGTELCNPVIHRCEFIPCFGGDCEAHGDCALGEFCVQGLCRLPAGDPECGTVRACGNDTDCEADERCNEQTLVCELDTGCFSDGACAAGTYCDLGTNTCRQACTAETELEICPDAWNCVSGRCVECSADADCGTGLTCDLLAGRCAAQATCFTDRDCVRPLVCNRATGQCTDEPPPCVSNDDCLPTEVCEIRSGLCVDAECLPDALEPNDLISEAAPVSPGLISNLTLCNQEDDHYLVSLGAGDRVSLTVNPPALSGSNYSARAFDPTGTSVIATGNLQLDFIAAVTGDHPLLVTATDLRGTYSIQLLVSRGIPCEDDGNEPNDGFTAATLLQPGSLFNLQRCASNDDWYEVLLERGRSGTVRLQHDPLEGDLDLSVFDSDGVTLLGRSATADPEEVVNLTTTSAGRAFIQVTGSARSEAAYDLEWVIQ
- a CDS encoding VWA domain-containing protein — encoded protein: MSHLCHASSGRRLLTALLLAFLAVGGCRCDDPSLSRALPPGAIIDTFAQAEVSRIDILWVIDDSASMTEEQQNLADNLSSFHRFLDEGDVDYQIGVTTTDAVSNAGRLVGSPTLLSPTTPDVFTAFQQNIRVGITGRAQEQGLQAAELALGGQNPGFVREDAHLFVIFVSDEDDHSFGELRYYWRVFEQLKGIGNEDTVSLSAIIGPPNDPVSGEGGGCSSTAGVASPGDRYALLTEETGGIFGSICDASFADTLDALGAKAVGLKRKFFLSYEPDPDTIEVYLHFDCDEIPADLGECGEVQDSCGASRAEDQDFFCTPPEGPNDGWVYESETNSIFFMGSSVPPLKATVEVIYLQPKDPLTR
- the grpE gene encoding nucleotide exchange factor GrpE, giving the protein MTNEPSDLTPPGEGDEQEKATEEEAAPEEGAPEPPPGTFDMDPALAAAMADADAAYAKRKAEASGEVFVDESDDDEGEEIPIEAPSRAPPLPSGAGEGTIRALAQLKETMERLEQVEAEKKQLEERLLRARADLENYKKRAQREVEQERKFANEKLLKELFPVMDNMERAIDATENTTLEAYAQGLEMVEKSFMDALARFGVEKFSCLHEPFDPERMEAMQQMESADHPPGTVVMEYMKGYLLKGRLVRPSMVVVSKAPAGAPLAAEGQPDQDQGGAPSTDEASAAAAGGGVDAGTSDAAGENEGDG